In the Marinomonas algicola genome, one interval contains:
- the sbmA gene encoding peptide antibiotic transporter SbmA codes for MFFSFFPKPKLFFLSFAIWALFSVVAWYLIVQDWGPTLSLGGIFGYGFPDSLVEGADDAAQAIYNANFASALDIWLYQYMLLCYGLFVGCWMFWGGQKWGRWSVVGSGLIVFITWFQVQVSVMLNEWYGNFYDLIQKALSEPQSITAEEYYGQLASVVLLLMIAITVAVLNSFFVSHYVFRWRTAMNNYYTSKWDQVRHIEGASQRIQEDTMRFASIVESLGVRFLDSVMTLIAFLPILWGLSSYVTTLPLIGEVPQALVFVAIIWSIFGTFLLAVAGIRLPGLEFKNQRVEAAFRKELVYGEDYQDRAQPLELAELFSHIRHNYFKLYKNYLYFNIVRYGYLQAGNFMPLVVLAPSIIAGAFTLGVMQRIINAFNQVEGSFQFLVNSWTTIVELLSIYKRLKAFEAVIHDQPLSKIDQDYLQK; via the coding sequence GTGTTCTTTTCTTTTTTTCCTAAGCCAAAACTATTTTTTCTAAGCTTTGCCATCTGGGCATTATTCTCTGTCGTTGCTTGGTATTTGATCGTACAAGATTGGGGGCCAACCTTGAGTCTTGGCGGTATCTTTGGGTATGGATTTCCTGATTCTTTAGTAGAAGGGGCAGACGATGCGGCACAAGCTATTTATAACGCCAATTTTGCAAGTGCTTTAGACATCTGGTTATACCAGTATATGTTGCTTTGTTATGGCCTTTTTGTCGGCTGCTGGATGTTTTGGGGGGGGCAAAAATGGGGCCGTTGGTCTGTCGTTGGATCAGGCCTGATTGTTTTCATTACCTGGTTTCAGGTACAGGTCAGTGTGATGCTAAATGAATGGTACGGTAACTTTTATGATTTAATTCAAAAAGCCTTATCCGAGCCTCAAAGTATTACTGCCGAGGAATATTATGGCCAATTGGCTTCCGTTGTTTTACTCCTGATGATTGCGATTACTGTCGCTGTTCTCAATAGTTTCTTTGTCAGTCATTATGTTTTTCGCTGGCGTACGGCCATGAACAATTATTACACCAGTAAGTGGGATCAGGTTCGACATATTGAAGGGGCCTCTCAGCGAATTCAGGAAGACACGATGCGTTTTGCTTCCATAGTAGAAAGTCTCGGAGTGCGTTTTTTAGATTCCGTTATGACACTCATCGCGTTTTTACCCATTCTCTGGGGGTTATCATCTTACGTCACCACCTTACCCTTGATCGGAGAAGTGCCTCAAGCACTCGTTTTTGTTGCGATCATTTGGTCTATTTTTGGCACCTTCTTATTGGCGGTAGCGGGAATACGATTACCTGGCTTAGAGTTTAAAAATCAACGTGTAGAAGCCGCATTTCGTAAAGAGTTAGTCTACGGAGAAGATTATCAGGATCGAGCACAACCACTTGAATTGGCGGAGTTGTTTAGCCACATTAGACACAACTATTTTAAACTCTATAAAAACTATCTCTATTTTAATATTGTACGTTATGGTTACTTACAAGCGGGTAACTTCATGCCACTGGTTGTTTTGGCGCCGTCCATTATTGCCGGCGCGTTTACATTAGGCGTAATGCAAAGAATCATCAATGCATTTAATCAGGTCGAAGGGTCATTCCAGTTCCTAGTAAATTCCTGGACAACCATTGTTGAATTATTATCTATTTACAAGCGCCTTAAAGCATTTGAAGCGGTGATTCATGATCAACCACTGTCTAAAATTGATCAAGATTACTTGCAAAAATAA
- a CDS encoding zinc-binding metallopeptidase family protein: MKLFNCQQCTQILLFENTHCEQCQSELGFLADQLELSALQPEGSVYIALADTHSERRWKYCENHQHNVCNWLVDTASEDTFCVACELNRHIPNLGKIEERTAWQRLEFAKHRLVYSLLRLKLPLISKQDEPDTGLSFDFISENNVIPEDAASTTGHALGQVTINASEANSSEREQMREDLNESYRTLIGHFRHEVGHYYWDRLILKNKKGLRAFRKLFGDERVSYADSLKTHYEMPNEHWKENYISVYASSHPWEDWAETWAHYLHIVDTLETTTQLGLSLQPASASLSSLNVVSNITPYEHSSFDDILTQYVPLTFAVNSLNRGMGQPDLYPFVLVPSVKEKLHFIHSILQQL, from the coding sequence ATGAAACTATTTAATTGCCAGCAATGCACGCAAATTTTATTATTCGAAAATACACACTGTGAACAATGTCAGTCTGAGCTAGGATTTCTTGCTGATCAACTAGAGTTAAGCGCTCTGCAACCGGAAGGGAGCGTCTATATTGCTTTAGCCGATACACACAGCGAAAGACGTTGGAAATATTGTGAAAATCACCAACATAATGTGTGTAACTGGCTAGTAGATACAGCCAGCGAAGATACTTTTTGTGTTGCGTGTGAACTAAATCGCCACATTCCGAACTTAGGCAAAATAGAAGAGCGTACGGCTTGGCAGCGCTTGGAGTTTGCTAAGCACCGATTAGTGTATTCACTGCTCCGGTTGAAATTACCCTTGATAAGTAAACAAGATGAGCCAGATACCGGTTTATCGTTTGATTTTATTTCTGAAAACAATGTCATTCCTGAAGACGCGGCATCGACAACCGGCCATGCTCTTGGTCAGGTTACTATTAATGCCTCTGAAGCAAACAGCTCAGAAAGAGAACAGATGCGAGAAGATTTAAACGAATCTTATCGTACGCTTATCGGCCACTTTCGCCATGAAGTGGGACATTATTATTGGGACCGTTTAATTCTAAAAAATAAAAAAGGACTTCGAGCGTTTAGAAAGCTCTTTGGGGACGAACGCGTCAGTTATGCGGACTCATTGAAAACACATTACGAAATGCCTAATGAACACTGGAAAGAGAACTACATCAGTGTTTATGCTTCTTCTCACCCATGGGAAGATTGGGCGGAAACATGGGCGCACTATCTCCACATTGTTGACACATTAGAAACGACAACTCAACTTGGATTAAGCTTGCAACCCGCGTCAGCGTCACTAAGCAGCTTAAACGTCGTCTCCAACATTACGCCTTATGAACACAGTAGTTTTGACGACATTTTAACGCAATACGTGCCTTTAACGTTTGCGGTAAACAGTTTAAATAGAGGCATGGGGCAACCGGATTTATACCCTTTTGTACTGGTCCCAAGCGTGAAAGAAAAATTGCACTTTATCCATTCAATATTGCAACAACTCTAA
- the gmk gene encoding guanylate kinase — MDQSKGNLFILSAPSGAGKSSLYKALIAEDSQVRISISHTTRKPRTGEEHGREYYFVDVDDFLDMIADDAFFEHAQVFDNYYGTSKQAIFDMLNNGLDVILEIDWQGAKQVRQQYPDAIGIFILPPSTDTLEHRLRDRGTDSEEVITRRMAKAVNEMSHYNEYDHVIVNDDFQTALNEMSAIFKAMRTQKHIIEQKHAKLINDLLSL; from the coding sequence ATGGACCAATCTAAAGGCAACCTTTTCATTCTTTCTGCCCCATCAGGCGCTGGAAAGTCTTCTTTGTACAAGGCATTGATAGCTGAAGACTCCCAAGTGAGAATTTCAATTTCTCACACGACCCGAAAGCCAAGAACTGGAGAAGAGCATGGACGAGAATATTACTTTGTCGATGTAGATGATTTCCTTGATATGATCGCCGATGACGCTTTTTTCGAGCATGCCCAAGTATTCGATAATTATTATGGGACATCAAAACAGGCTATCTTTGACATGCTTAATAATGGGCTCGATGTCATATTAGAAATTGATTGGCAAGGAGCGAAACAGGTACGTCAACAATACCCAGACGCTATCGGTATTTTCATTTTACCACCTTCTACGGACACGCTTGAGCATCGTTTACGAGACCGCGGGACCGATTCAGAAGAGGTCATTACCAGACGCATGGCAAAAGCCGTTAATGAAATGTCACATTACAATGAATACGACCATGTTATTGTAAACGATGATTTTCAGACGGCGTTGAACGAAATGAGTGCGATATTTAAAGCCATGCGCACTCAAAAGCACATAATTGAACAAAAACATGCCAAACTTATCAATGATCTCTTGTCATTATAA